In Nicotiana tabacum cultivar K326 chromosome 19, ASM71507v2, whole genome shotgun sequence, one DNA window encodes the following:
- the LOC107768407 gene encoding classical arabinogalactan protein 26-like codes for MASTSISTRLFLIWVVIFLACQNTFLSLALNRASLLNIPASTISAAPALLPNPPLSSPPLPALSPDISPLFPSPGGSELAPTDSALPLIPSSPSPPNPDAMIAPGPTFFPFSPSESLPVASAVPLLSSLCTMLVLGLISFWFTQLHGV; via the coding sequence ATGGCTTCCACTTCCATTTCTACTAGGCTATTCTTGATTTGGGTTGTTATTTTCTTGGCCTGCCAAAATACTTTTCTCTCATTGGCCTTGAACAGAGCATCTTTGTTAAATATACCAGCTTCTACTATTTCAGCTGCACCTGCATTGTTACCAAATCCACCTTTATCTTCACCTCCACTACCTGCTCTTTCTCCTGATATAAGTCCTCTTTTTCCTTCACCAGGTGGCTCTGAGCTTGCTCCTACTGATTCTGCACTGCCCTTAATTCCTTCTAGCCCCAGCCCTCCCAATCCAGATGCTATGATTGCTCCTGGACCTACATTTTTTCCGTTTTCGCCTTCTGAGTCTTTGCCAGTTGCTTCTGCAGTTCCTCTGTTGTCATCTCTGTGTACAATGCTGGTACTTGGTCTAATCTCATTCTGGTTTACGCAGCTCCACGGTGTGTGA
- the LOC107768404 gene encoding protein NETWORKED 3A, whose translation MVVEGKDKLSSQWWWFDIQKKSTPNRSPWLHSTLAELDEKTEAMLRLVEQDADSFAQRAEMYYKKRPQLINMVEEFYRAHRLLAEKYDQIKCESGTRLLTPWMSPLSFTKYPQEKLMRSSTEKSYDSYSETFDPESELSDDMSEVEDPDLEEEEIQTPRPGKETVEVSSGFCVNNDEVLKLKEEIERLKEESKVQQELLMQKDEEKREVIRQLSLAVDLLREENVMLRKSVAKASPKKESLCIELKTSKQEGFWKRLFN comes from the exons ATGGTGGTGGAGGGAAAGGATAAGCTATCGTCACAGTGGTGGTGGTTTGACATTCAGAAGAAGAGCACTCCAAATCGTTCGCCGTGGCTTCACTCAACTCTGGCCG AACTAGATGAGAAGACAGAGGCCATGCTGAGGCTAGTTGAACAAGATGCTGATTCCTTCGCCCAAAGAGCAGAGATGTATTACAAGAAGCGACCGCAGCTCATTAACATGGTTGAGGAATTCTACAGGGCCCATCGGTTGTTGGCTGAGAAGTATGATCAAATCAAGTGTGAATCTGGTACTCGCCTTTTAACACCGTGGATGTCTCCGTTGTCTTTCACCAAGTATCCTCAAGAGAAATTGATGAGGAGCTCCACGGAAAAATCCTATGACAGTTATTCAGAAACCTTTGATCCTGAGTCTGAGTTATCCGATGATATGTCTGAGGTCGAGGATCCTGacttagaagaagaagaaatacagACTCCCCGACCAGGGAAGGAAACAGTGGAGGTATCAAGTGGCTTTTGCGTCAACAATGATGAAGTACTGAAGCTGAAGGAAGAAATTGAGAGGCTGAAAGAAGAGAGCAAAGTGCAGCAGGAGCTTCTAATGCAGAAAGATGAAGAGAAAAGAGAGGTCATCAGACAACTCAGTTTAGCTGTGGATTTGCTGAGGGAGGAAAATGTTATGCTGAGAAAGAGTGTTGCTAAGGCATCTCCAAAGAAGGAAAGTCTTTGTATTGAGCTCAAGACATCAAAACAAGAGGGGTTTTGGAAGAGGCTCTTCAATTGA